The following coding sequences are from one Humulus lupulus chromosome X, drHumLupu1.1, whole genome shotgun sequence window:
- the LOC133803651 gene encoding TOM1-like protein 6, whose translation MGRPQPGYGMPSNASRRLDETMATEIESLSLSSMEAMQNVMELLSDMLQAVNPGDSAAVKDEVIVELVNGCRTN comes from the exons ATGGGTCGTCCTCAACCTGGATATGGAATGCCTAGCAATGCTTCAAGAAGGCTTGATGAAACTATGGCTACAGAAATTGAGAGTTTGAG ctTGTCAAGCATGGAGGCTATGCAAAATGTTATGGAACTCCTAAGTGACATGCTACAGGCAGTAAATCCTGGTGATTCTGCG GCTGTAAAAGATGAAGTGATAGTTGAGCTTGTTAATGGGTGCCGCACCAACTAG